The proteins below are encoded in one region of Choloepus didactylus isolate mChoDid1 chromosome Y unlocalized genomic scaffold, mChoDid1.pri SUPER_Y_unloc1, whole genome shotgun sequence:
- the LOC119525876 gene encoding LOW QUALITY PROTEIN: nyctalopin-like (The sequence of the model RefSeq protein was modified relative to this genomic sequence to represent the inferred CDS: substituted 1 base at 1 genomic stop codon) — MGTQREGLNAVVLSLPGARAPGTCVRACPASCACSSTERGCSVHCDRAGLLRVPAEFPGEAASIDLDQNGLRFLGERAFGTLPSLRHNNLSFITPGAFKGLPRLSELCLAHNGDLRYLHACTFAALGRLSHLDLASCRLFSGPERLLAELPALRXVAAFDNLFRRVPRALRGLANLTHAHLERGRIEAVASSSLQGLWRLRLLSLQANRVCTLHSGAFSDCGALEHLLLNDNLLGALLADAFRGLRRLRTLNLGSNALGRVARAWFADLEQLKLLYLDRNHIAFVEEGAFQNLSGLLALHLNGNHLAVLAWAAFQPGFFLGHLFLFRNPWRCDCRLEWLRDWMESSGRVADVRCASPGSVAGLDLSQVGFGRSPDGLCVDPEERNLAVSSPGPSPEPVATTVSRFNSLLSKLLAPRAAVEEAANTTGSPANASLSSGLSSGGVGGLDLKTTILLGSCLLLTLALHVVFGLQVD; from the exons ATGGGTACGCAGCGGGAGGGACTGAATG CGGTGGTCCTCAGCCTGCCCGGTGCCCGGGCCCCAGGGACCTGCGTGCGCGCCTGCCCGGCCTCCTGCGCCTGCAGCAGCACGGAGCGCGGCTGCTCGGTGCACTGCGACCGCGCGGGCCTCCTGCGGGTGCCGGCCGAGTTCCCGGGCGAGGCGGCCTCCATCGACCTGGACCAGAATGGCCTGCGCTTCCTAGGCGAGCGGGCCTTTGGCACGCTGCCCTCGCTGCGCCACAACAACCTGTCCTTCATCACGCCCGGCGCCTTCAAGGGCCTGCCGCGCCTCTCTGAGCTGTGCCTGGCGCACAACGGCGACCTCCGCTACCTGCACGCGTGCACCTTCGCCGCGCTCGGCCGCCTGAGCCACCTCGACCTGGCCTCCTGCCGCCTCTTCAGCGGGCCCGAGCGTCTGCTGGCCGAGCTGCCCGCCCTGCGCTAGGTCGCCGCCTTCGACAACCTTTTTCGCCGCGTGCCCCGCGCCCTACGCGGCCTGGCTAACCTGACGCACGCGCACCTGGAGCGCGGCCGCATCGAGGCCGTGGCCTCCAGCTCGCTGCAGGGCCTGTGGCGCCTGCGCTTGCTCAGCCTGCAGGCCAACCGCGTCTGCACCCTGCACAGCGGCGCCTTCAGTGACTGCGGCGCCCTGGAGCACCTGCTGCTCAATGACAACCTGCTAGGCGCGCTGCTCGCCGACGCCTTCCGCGGCCTGCGCCGCCTGCGCACGCTCAACCTGGGCAGCAACGCGCTGGGCCGCGTGGCGCGCGCCTGGTTCGCCGACCTGGAGCAGCTGAAGCTGCTCTACCTAGACCGCAATCACATAGCCTTCGTGGAGGAGGGCGCCTTCCAGAACCTCTCGGGCCTCCTCGCGCTACACCTCAACGGCAACCACCTCGCCGTGCTCGCCTGGGCCGCCTTCCAGCCCGGCTTCTTCCTCGGCCACCTCTTTCTCTTCCGGAACCCGTGGCGCTGCGACTGCCGCCTGGAGTGGCTGCGGGACTGGATGGAGAGCTCCGGGCGCGTCGCCGACGTGCGCTGCGCCTCCCCAGGCTCCGTGGCCGGCCTGGATCTCAGCCAGGTGGGCTTCGGGCGCTCCCCCGATGGTCTGTGCGTGGACCCGGAGGAGCGGAACCTCGCTGTGTCCAGTCCAGGCCCGTCCCCAGAGCCAGTGGCCACCACCGTGAGCAGGTTCAACAGCCTCCTCTCCAAGCTGTTGGCCCCGAGGGCCGCAGTGGAGGAGGCCGCCAACACCACCGGGAGTCCGGCCAACGCCTCGCTGTCCAGTGGCCTCTCCTCCGGTGGGGTGGGAGGCTTGGACCTCAAAACCACTATCCTCCTGGGCTCTTGTCTCCTGCTCACCTTGGCCCTGCACGTGGTGTTTGGCTTGCAGGTAGACTGA
- the LOC119525921 gene encoding prolyl endopeptidase-like isoform X1, with product MQQKTKLFLQALKYSIPYLGKCMQKQHLNHCNIAAHYYNRIKLRKYHLTKYLQNKHKIPELARNIPSRSFSCKDLLPIKQENKKSLSENMDAFEKVRTKLETQPQEEYEIINAEVKHGGFVYYQEGCCLVRSKDEEADNDNYEVLFNLEELKLDQPFIDCIRVAPDEKYVAAKIRTEDSEASTCIIVKLCDQPVMDTSFPNVSSFEWVKDEEDEDVLFYTFQRNLRCHDVYRATFGDNKCNERFYTEKDPSYFVFLYLTKDSRFLTINIMNKTTSEVWLIDGLSPWDPPVLIQKRIPGVLYYVEHRDDELYILTNVGEPTEFKLMRTAADTPAIMNWDLFFTMKRNTKVVDLDMFKDHCVLFLKHSNLLYVNVIGLADDSVRSLKLPPWACGFIMDTNSDPKNCPFQLCSPIRPPKYYTYKFAEGKLFEETGHEDPITKTSRVLRLEAKSKDGKLVPMTVFHKTDSEDLQKKPLLVHVYGAYGMDLKMNFRPERRVLVNDGWILAYCHVRGGGELGLHWHTDGRLTKKLNGLADLEACIKTLHGQGFSQPTLTTLTAFSAGGVLVGALCNSNPELLRAVTLEAPFLDVLNTMMDTTLPLTLEELEEWGNPSSDEKHKNYIKRYCPYQNIKPQHYPSMHITAYENDERVPLKGIVSYSEKLKEAITEHAKDTGEGYQIPNIILDIQPGGNHVIEDSHKKISSQIKFLYEELGLDSTSVFEALKKYLKF from the coding sequence ATGCAGCAGAAGACCAAATTATTTCTCCAAGCTCTGAAGTATAGTATTCCTTACCTCGGGAAGTGCATGCAGAAACAGCATTTGAATCACTGTAACATCGCTGCTCATTATTACAATAGAATAAAGTTGAGAAAATATCACCTAACCAAGTATCTGCAGAATAAACACAAGATACCAGAGTTAGCAAGAAACATCCCAAGTCGGAGCTTCTCCTGTAAGGATCTTCTGCCtattaaacaagaaaacaaaaaatcactTTCAGAAAACATGGATGCATTTGAAAAAGTGAGGACAAAATTAGAAACACAACCACAAGAAGAATATGAAATTATCAACGCAGAGGTAAAACATGGTGGTTTTGTTTATTACCAAGAAGGTTGCTGCTTGGTTCGTTCAAAAGATGAAGAAGCAGACAATGATAATTATGAAGTTTTATTCAACTTGGAGGAACTTAAATTAGACCAGCCCTTCATTGATTGTATCAGAGTTGCTCCAGATGAAAAATATGTGGCTGCCAAAATAAGAACTGAGGATTCTGAAGCATCTACCTGTATAATTGTGAAGCTCTGCGATCAGCCTGTAATGGACACTTCTTTCCCAAATGTGTCCAGTTTTGAATGGGTAAAGGATGAAGAAGATGAAGATGTTTTATTCTATACCTTCCAGAGGAACCTTCGCTGTCATGATGTATATCGTGCCACTTTTGGTGATAACAAATGTAATGAACGTTTTTACACAGAAAAAGACCCAagctattttgttttcctttatcttacaAAGGACAGTCGTTTCCTCACTATTAATATTATGAACAAGACCACTTCTGAAGTGTGGTTGATAGATGGCCTGAGCCCTTGGGACCCACCAGTACTTATCCAGAAGCGAATACCTGGAGTCCTTTACTATGTTGAACATAGAGATGATGAATTATACATTCTCACTAATGTTGGCGAGCCTACAGAATTCAAGCTAATGAGAACAGCAGCTGATACACCTGCTATTATGAATTGGGatttatttttcacaatgaaGAGAAATACCAAAGTTGTAGACTTGGACATGTTTAAGGATCACTGTGTTCTATTCCTGAAGCACAGCAATCTACTTTATGTTAATGTGATTGGTCTGGCAGATGATTCAGTTCGGTCTCTAAAGCTACCTCCTTGGGCCTGTGGATTCATAATGGATACAAATTCTGACCCAAAGAACTGCCCCTTTCAGCTTTGCTCTCCAATACGTCCCCCCAAATATTATACATATAAGTTTGCAGAAGGCAAACTCTTTGAGGAAACTGGACACGAAGACCCAATCACAAAGACTAGTCGTGTTTTACGTCTAGAAGCCAAAAGCAAGGATGGAAAACTAGTGCCAATGACCGTTTTCCACAAAACAGATTCTGAAGACTTGCAGAAGAAGCCTCTCTTAGTACATGTATATGGAGCTTATGGAATGGAtttgaaaatgaatttcagaCCTGAAAGACGGGTGTTAGTGAATGATGGATGGATATTAGCATATTGCCATGTTCGGGGTGGTGGTGAGTTAGGCCTCCATTGGCACACAGATGGCCGTCTAACTAAAAAGCTCAATGGCCTTGCTGACTTAGAAGCTTGCATTAAGACGCTTCATGGCCAAGGCTTTTCTCAGCCAACCCTAACAACCTTGACTGCTTTCAGTGCTGGAGGGGTGCTTGTAGGAGCATTGTGTAATTCTAATCCAGAGCTCCTGAGAGCTGTGACTTTGGAGGCACCTTTCTTGgatgttctcaataccatgatggaCACTACACTTCCTCTGACACTAGAAGAATTAGAAGAATGGGGGAATCCTTCATCTGATGAAAAacacaagaactacataaaacgTTACTGCCCCTATCAAAATATTAAACCTCAGCATTATCCTTCAATGCACATCACAGCTTATGAAAACGACGAACGTGTACCTCTGAAAGGAATTGTCAGCTATTCTGAGAAACTCAAGGAAGCCATCACTGAGCATGCTAAGGACACAGGTGAAGGCTATCAGATCCCCAATATTATTTTAGATATTCAGCCTGGAGGCAACCATGTAATTGAGGATTCTCACAAAAAGATTTCATCTCAAATAAAATTCCTGTATGAGGAACTTGGACTTGACAGCACCAGTGTTTTTGAGGctcttaagaaatatttaaaattctga
- the LOC119525921 gene encoding prolyl endopeptidase-like isoform X2, which translates to MDAFEKVRTKLETQPQEEYEIINAEVKHGGFVYYQEGCCLVRSKDEEADNDNYEVLFNLEELKLDQPFIDCIRVAPDEKYVAAKIRTEDSEASTCIIVKLCDQPVMDTSFPNVSSFEWVKDEEDEDVLFYTFQRNLRCHDVYRATFGDNKCNERFYTEKDPSYFVFLYLTKDSRFLTINIMNKTTSEVWLIDGLSPWDPPVLIQKRIPGVLYYVEHRDDELYILTNVGEPTEFKLMRTAADTPAIMNWDLFFTMKRNTKVVDLDMFKDHCVLFLKHSNLLYVNVIGLADDSVRSLKLPPWACGFIMDTNSDPKNCPFQLCSPIRPPKYYTYKFAEGKLFEETGHEDPITKTSRVLRLEAKSKDGKLVPMTVFHKTDSEDLQKKPLLVHVYGAYGMDLKMNFRPERRVLVNDGWILAYCHVRGGGELGLHWHTDGRLTKKLNGLADLEACIKTLHGQGFSQPTLTTLTAFSAGGVLVGALCNSNPELLRAVTLEAPFLDVLNTMMDTTLPLTLEELEEWGNPSSDEKHKNYIKRYCPYQNIKPQHYPSMHITAYENDERVPLKGIVSYSEKLKEAITEHAKDTGEGYQIPNIILDIQPGGNHVIEDSHKKISSQIKFLYEELGLDSTSVFEALKKYLKF; encoded by the coding sequence ATGGATGCATTTGAAAAAGTGAGGACAAAATTAGAAACACAACCACAAGAAGAATATGAAATTATCAACGCAGAGGTAAAACATGGTGGTTTTGTTTATTACCAAGAAGGTTGCTGCTTGGTTCGTTCAAAAGATGAAGAAGCAGACAATGATAATTATGAAGTTTTATTCAACTTGGAGGAACTTAAATTAGACCAGCCCTTCATTGATTGTATCAGAGTTGCTCCAGATGAAAAATATGTGGCTGCCAAAATAAGAACTGAGGATTCTGAAGCATCTACCTGTATAATTGTGAAGCTCTGCGATCAGCCTGTAATGGACACTTCTTTCCCAAATGTGTCCAGTTTTGAATGGGTAAAGGATGAAGAAGATGAAGATGTTTTATTCTATACCTTCCAGAGGAACCTTCGCTGTCATGATGTATATCGTGCCACTTTTGGTGATAACAAATGTAATGAACGTTTTTACACAGAAAAAGACCCAagctattttgttttcctttatcttacaAAGGACAGTCGTTTCCTCACTATTAATATTATGAACAAGACCACTTCTGAAGTGTGGTTGATAGATGGCCTGAGCCCTTGGGACCCACCAGTACTTATCCAGAAGCGAATACCTGGAGTCCTTTACTATGTTGAACATAGAGATGATGAATTATACATTCTCACTAATGTTGGCGAGCCTACAGAATTCAAGCTAATGAGAACAGCAGCTGATACACCTGCTATTATGAATTGGGatttatttttcacaatgaaGAGAAATACCAAAGTTGTAGACTTGGACATGTTTAAGGATCACTGTGTTCTATTCCTGAAGCACAGCAATCTACTTTATGTTAATGTGATTGGTCTGGCAGATGATTCAGTTCGGTCTCTAAAGCTACCTCCTTGGGCCTGTGGATTCATAATGGATACAAATTCTGACCCAAAGAACTGCCCCTTTCAGCTTTGCTCTCCAATACGTCCCCCCAAATATTATACATATAAGTTTGCAGAAGGCAAACTCTTTGAGGAAACTGGACACGAAGACCCAATCACAAAGACTAGTCGTGTTTTACGTCTAGAAGCCAAAAGCAAGGATGGAAAACTAGTGCCAATGACCGTTTTCCACAAAACAGATTCTGAAGACTTGCAGAAGAAGCCTCTCTTAGTACATGTATATGGAGCTTATGGAATGGAtttgaaaatgaatttcagaCCTGAAAGACGGGTGTTAGTGAATGATGGATGGATATTAGCATATTGCCATGTTCGGGGTGGTGGTGAGTTAGGCCTCCATTGGCACACAGATGGCCGTCTAACTAAAAAGCTCAATGGCCTTGCTGACTTAGAAGCTTGCATTAAGACGCTTCATGGCCAAGGCTTTTCTCAGCCAACCCTAACAACCTTGACTGCTTTCAGTGCTGGAGGGGTGCTTGTAGGAGCATTGTGTAATTCTAATCCAGAGCTCCTGAGAGCTGTGACTTTGGAGGCACCTTTCTTGgatgttctcaataccatgatggaCACTACACTTCCTCTGACACTAGAAGAATTAGAAGAATGGGGGAATCCTTCATCTGATGAAAAacacaagaactacataaaacgTTACTGCCCCTATCAAAATATTAAACCTCAGCATTATCCTTCAATGCACATCACAGCTTATGAAAACGACGAACGTGTACCTCTGAAAGGAATTGTCAGCTATTCTGAGAAACTCAAGGAAGCCATCACTGAGCATGCTAAGGACACAGGTGAAGGCTATCAGATCCCCAATATTATTTTAGATATTCAGCCTGGAGGCAACCATGTAATTGAGGATTCTCACAAAAAGATTTCATCTCAAATAAAATTCCTGTATGAGGAACTTGGACTTGACAGCACCAGTGTTTTTGAGGctcttaagaaatatttaaaattctga